One part of the Caproiciproducens sp. CPB-2 genome encodes these proteins:
- a CDS encoding elongation factor G, whose protein sequence is MKQYHAKNILNIAIAGHSGAGKTSIAEAMLYLSGATDRFGKVGEGSTVCDFDPEEIKRKITVTTAVAPLEWKNHKINLIDAPGLFDFEGGMCEAVRAADSVLIAVSGKSGVSVGTEKAVEAANRRGLAKIFFVNGLCDESARFYKVFEDLKAGFGPSVCPVVVPFIEDGKANIYINMLEYKAYDYQNGKPVEVKMPDMGTRLEGLRTAIYEAVAETSDEMFEKYFSGEQFTPEEVIVGVSKGVKSGAISPVFCGDALLMRGMEQFLDGLTWLAPSAEEKSGEIGSDVDGNPVELSVNDDAAAAAIVFKTIADPFIGKLSYLKVISGKVATDSQLLNMRTGNVERIGKTVMMRGKKQEDAPCIGAGDIGAVLKLQGVSTGDTLCSPARKVTLEGITYPNATLSMAVVPKNKGEEDKVAQGIFRLVDEDPTIKFTTNAETHQMVLSGMGEQHLDIIISKLKNKFGVEVTLQKPRVPYRETIRKKVQVQGRYKKQTGGHGQFGDIWVEFEPCDSEGLEFGERVVGGAVPKNFFPAVEKGLRESISKGPLAGYPVVGLRATLYDGSYHPVDSSEMSFKMAANLAYKAGMPIANPVLLEPIGTLKCTVPDANMGDVMGEVNKRRGRVLGMNPAENGRQIVEAEVPMAEMHDFTTFVRQSTQGRGSFTFDFCRYEEAPPQVAQKVIEEAKAAEAQE, encoded by the coding sequence ATGAAACAGTATCATGCAAAGAATATTCTCAACATTGCAATTGCGGGACACAGCGGCGCCGGGAAAACCAGCATCGCGGAGGCTATGCTGTATCTGTCCGGTGCTACCGACCGTTTTGGCAAGGTCGGCGAAGGAAGCACCGTCTGCGACTTTGACCCCGAAGAGATCAAGAGAAAAATCACCGTGACGACTGCGGTGGCCCCTTTGGAATGGAAGAATCATAAAATTAATCTGATAGATGCTCCTGGCCTTTTCGATTTTGAGGGCGGCATGTGCGAGGCGGTCCGCGCGGCGGATTCCGTCCTGATCGCCGTCTCCGGCAAAAGCGGCGTGTCCGTGGGTACGGAAAAGGCGGTGGAAGCGGCGAACAGGCGCGGCCTTGCGAAAATTTTCTTTGTCAACGGCCTGTGCGACGAAAGCGCGCGCTTCTACAAGGTGTTTGAGGATCTGAAGGCCGGCTTCGGCCCGTCCGTCTGCCCCGTTGTGGTTCCGTTTATTGAGGACGGCAAGGCGAACATCTACATCAACATGCTGGAATACAAGGCCTATGATTACCAGAACGGCAAACCGGTGGAAGTGAAGATGCCGGACATGGGAACCAGGCTGGAAGGGCTGCGCACCGCGATTTACGAGGCGGTTGCGGAGACCAGCGACGAAATGTTTGAAAAATATTTTTCCGGCGAGCAGTTTACGCCGGAGGAAGTGATCGTAGGCGTCAGCAAGGGCGTGAAATCCGGCGCGATCAGCCCGGTGTTCTGCGGGGACGCGCTGCTGATGAGGGGAATGGAGCAGTTCTTGGACGGCCTGACCTGGCTGGCGCCTTCCGCGGAGGAAAAAAGCGGGGAAATCGGCTCGGATGTGGACGGCAACCCGGTGGAGCTTTCGGTCAATGACGACGCTGCCGCCGCCGCGATTGTGTTCAAAACCATCGCCGACCCGTTTATCGGCAAGCTGTCCTATCTGAAGGTGATCTCCGGGAAAGTGGCGACGGATTCCCAGCTGCTCAATATGCGCACGGGAAATGTGGAGCGCATCGGCAAGACGGTCATGATGCGCGGCAAGAAGCAGGAGGACGCCCCCTGCATCGGCGCCGGCGATATCGGCGCGGTACTGAAGCTGCAGGGCGTCAGCACGGGCGACACGCTCTGTTCTCCGGCAAGAAAGGTCACGCTGGAAGGGATCACTTACCCGAACGCCACGCTTTCCATGGCGGTGGTCCCGAAGAATAAGGGCGAAGAGGATAAGGTCGCACAGGGCATTTTCCGCCTGGTGGACGAAGATCCCACCATAAAATTCACAACCAACGCGGAAACGCATCAGATGGTGCTGTCCGGTATGGGCGAGCAGCATCTCGATATTATCATTTCCAAGTTAAAGAATAAATTCGGCGTGGAGGTCACGCTGCAGAAGCCGCGCGTACCTTACCGCGAAACCATCCGCAAGAAGGTGCAGGTGCAGGGCCGGTACAAGAAGCAGACCGGCGGACACGGGCAGTTCGGCGATATCTGGGTCGAATTTGAGCCCTGTGACAGCGAGGGCCTTGAGTTCGGCGAACGCGTCGTGGGCGGCGCGGTGCCGAAAAACTTCTTCCCCGCGGTGGAAAAGGGGCTGCGCGAGTCCATTTCGAAAGGGCCGCTCGCCGGATACCCGGTGGTCGGGTTAAGGGCGACGCTGTACGACGGCTCGTACCATCCGGTGGATTCCTCCGAAATGTCCTTCAAAATGGCGGCGAACCTCGCTTACAAAGCGGGGATGCCGATTGCGAACCCCGTGCTGCTGGAGCCGATCGGCACGCTGAAATGCACGGTGCCGGACGCCAACATGGGCGATGTTATGGGCGAGGTCAACAAGCGCCGCGGCCGCGTGCTGGGGATGAACCCGGCGGAGAACGGCAGGCAGATCGTGGAAGCCGAGGTGCCGATGGCGGAGATGCACGATTTTACCACCTTCGTGCGTCAGTCCACCCA
- the fba gene encoding class II fructose-1,6-bisphosphate aldolase, protein MPLVNTVEMFKKAYAGGYAVGAFNVNNMEIVQGITEACQELKAPVILQVSAGARKYANHTYLTKLVEAAVIENPDIPIALHLDHGSSYELCKDCIDGGFTSVMYDGSSKPYEENVEEARKVAEYAHKYNVTVEAELGKLAGVEDDVKVEDDKAQFTDPDEVQDFVKRTGVDSLAIAIGTSHGAYKFKPGQKPKLRLDILQEVADRLPGFPIVLHGASSVIPEFVQQINRYGGQMPDAIGIPEEMLREAAKMAVCKINVDSDLRLAMTASIRKYFAENPSHFDPRQYLAPARTAIKDMVAHKITTVLGCAGKA, encoded by the coding sequence ATGCCATTAGTCAATACAGTAGAAATGTTCAAAAAAGCATACGCCGGGGGATACGCCGTCGGCGCGTTCAACGTCAACAACATGGAAATTGTTCAGGGTATTACCGAGGCCTGCCAGGAACTGAAAGCACCGGTCATTCTTCAGGTTTCCGCGGGCGCGCGTAAATATGCGAACCACACCTATCTGACAAAGCTTGTCGAAGCAGCCGTGATCGAAAACCCCGATATCCCGATTGCCCTGCACCTTGACCACGGTTCTTCCTATGAGCTGTGCAAGGACTGCATTGACGGCGGATTTACCTCCGTGATGTACGACGGTTCCTCCAAGCCCTATGAGGAAAATGTGGAGGAAGCCCGCAAAGTAGCGGAATACGCGCACAAATACAACGTGACCGTCGAAGCCGAGCTGGGCAAGCTGGCCGGCGTGGAAGACGACGTAAAGGTGGAGGACGACAAGGCCCAGTTCACCGACCCGGACGAGGTGCAGGACTTTGTCAAGCGCACCGGAGTGGATTCCCTTGCGATCGCGATCGGGACAAGCCACGGCGCTTATAAGTTCAAGCCGGGCCAGAAGCCGAAGCTCCGCCTGGACATCCTGCAGGAGGTCGCCGACCGCCTGCCGGGCTTCCCGATTGTGCTGCACGGCGCTTCCTCCGTCATTCCCGAGTTCGTACAGCAGATCAACCGGTACGGCGGACAGATGCCGGACGCCATCGGCATTCCGGAGGAAATGCTCCGCGAGGCCGCGAAGATGGCGGTCTGCAAAATCAACGTGGACTCCGATCTGCGCCTTGCCATGACGGCGAGCATCCGCAAATATTTCGCGGAAAATCCGAGCCATTTTGACCCGAGACAATACCTTGCTCCCGCACGCACGGCAATCAAGGACATGGTAGCGCATAAGATCACTACCGTTCTGGGCTGCGCGGGCAAAGCATAA
- a CDS encoding DNA-3-methyladenine glycosylase family protein, with protein MRILNQEPWEALCSFIFSQNNNIPRIKGIVARFCAGFGEKIGDGFFAFPKAEKIAYLREEELAEIRCGFRAKYILSAARKVAQGEVDLEALKTAPLPEARDRLMTIHGVGPKVADCTLLYGLHRLEAFPMDVWMKRAMRVLFPGREPESFGRYAGIAQQYIFHYSRSNPALFEKDA; from the coding sequence ATGCGGATCCTGAATCAGGAGCCGTGGGAGGCGCTGTGCTCCTTCATCTTTTCCCAGAACAACAATATCCCGAGAATCAAGGGAATCGTGGCACGGTTCTGCGCCGGCTTCGGCGAAAAGATCGGGGATGGCTTTTTCGCCTTTCCGAAAGCCGAAAAAATCGCGTACCTGCGGGAGGAAGAGCTTGCGGAAATCCGCTGCGGGTTCCGCGCGAAATACATTCTGAGCGCCGCGCGCAAGGTGGCGCAGGGAGAAGTCGACCTGGAAGCGCTCAAAACCGCGCCGCTCCCCGAAGCCCGCGATCGCCTGATGACGATTCACGGCGTGGGGCCGAAGGTGGCGGACTGCACCCTGCTGTACGGGCTGCACCGGCTGGAGGCGTTTCCGATGGATGTGTGGATGAAGCGCGCGATGCGGGTGCTGTTTCCCGGCAGGGAGCCGGAAAGCTTCGGCCGCTACGCCGGGATCGCCCAGCAGTACATCTTTCATTACAGCCGCAGCAATCCGGCGCTGTTTGAAAAGGACGCCTGA
- a CDS encoding PTS mannitol transporter subunit IICB produces MKEKVQSFGRFLSGMVMPNIGAFIAWGLITAMFIATGWTPNEKLAAMVDPMLKYLLPLLIGYTGGRMVGGQRGAVVGAIASIGVIIGADIPMFLGVMIMGPLGGYCIKQFDKAIQGKVKAGFEMLVDNFSAGIIGGILAIIAFLLINPLCVALTNGMAAGVDFFVKAGLLPLAQIFIEPAKVLFLNNAINHGILTPLGIEEAGKVGKSIFFMLEANPGPGLGLLLAYCIAGKGTAKSSAPGAVIIHFLGGIHEIYFPYVMMNPILILAVIAGGITGSFVEGILGAGLVAAASPGSIIAFLLMTPKGGFFGTILGVACAAAVSFALSFVLLKATAKDEDNLDEAKDKVKAMKAGKSGKAAPALRKVNVSKIVFACDAGMGSSAMGATVLSKKLREAGLDIQVLHSSIEDIPRDVQIVVTHHELMERVKKAVPNAQLVTITNFMAAPEYDELVNQLNGLASAI; encoded by the coding sequence ATGAAAGAAAAAGTTCAAAGCTTCGGAAGATTCCTAAGCGGCATGGTCATGCCGAACATCGGGGCCTTCATTGCTTGGGGCCTTATCACCGCAATGTTTATCGCCACCGGCTGGACGCCGAATGAAAAGCTTGCGGCGATGGTGGACCCGATGCTGAAGTATCTGCTCCCGCTCCTGATCGGCTACACGGGCGGCCGTATGGTCGGCGGACAAAGAGGCGCCGTTGTCGGTGCCATCGCCTCGATCGGCGTGATCATCGGCGCGGACATCCCGATGTTCCTCGGCGTCATGATTATGGGTCCTCTGGGCGGCTATTGCATCAAGCAGTTTGACAAAGCGATCCAGGGCAAGGTCAAAGCGGGCTTTGAAATGCTCGTCGACAACTTCTCGGCCGGCATCATCGGCGGCATCCTCGCGATCATCGCGTTCCTGCTGATCAACCCGCTGTGCGTGGCTCTGACCAACGGCATGGCCGCCGGCGTTGATTTCTTTGTAAAGGCGGGCCTGCTGCCGCTGGCGCAGATCTTTATCGAGCCCGCGAAGGTCCTGTTCCTCAACAACGCGATCAACCATGGTATCCTGACCCCGCTCGGAATTGAGGAAGCCGGCAAGGTCGGCAAATCCATCTTCTTTATGCTCGAAGCAAACCCGGGCCCCGGCCTTGGGCTGCTGCTTGCGTACTGCATCGCCGGAAAGGGCACGGCGAAGAGCTCCGCTCCCGGCGCCGTGATCATCCATTTCCTCGGCGGTATCCACGAAATCTACTTCCCCTATGTCATGATGAACCCGATCCTGATCCTTGCGGTCATCGCCGGCGGCATCACCGGTTCCTTTGTTGAGGGAATCCTCGGCGCGGGCCTGGTCGCGGCCGCTTCCCCCGGAAGCATCATCGCTTTCCTGCTGATGACCCCGAAGGGCGGCTTCTTTGGAACCATTCTCGGCGTGGCATGCGCCGCGGCAGTCAGCTTCGCGCTTTCGTTCGTACTTTTGAAGGCAACGGCGAAGGACGAAGACAACCTTGACGAAGCCAAAGACAAGGTAAAGGCAATGAAGGCCGGAAAATCCGGAAAAGCCGCGCCCGCTCTGCGTAAAGTCAACGTAAGCAAAATCGTCTTCGCGTGTGACGCAGGCATGGGCTCCAGCGCAATGGGCGCAACCGTTCTCAGTAAAAAGCTGAGGGAAGCCGGTCTGGACATTCAGGTTCTCCATTCCTCGATCGAAGACATCCCGCGCGACGTTCAGATCGTCGTCACCCATCACGAGCTGATGGAAAGAGTGAAGAAAGCCGTTCCGAACGCGCAGCTCGTAACCATCACCAACTTTATGGCGGCACCGGAGTATGACGAGCTGGTCAATCAGCTGAACGGCCTCGCTTCGGCAATATAG
- a CDS encoding BglG family transcription antiterminator, which yields MTFTPRLNHLFRILLKNTEPVSVSELASLLNTSKRTLFRDMENVDSQLRAFHLKINAKSGVGIRLEGSEQDREKLAQALLSEEEPEPMDKESRRKRLILEILKNQSVQKLYYYSNLFKVSEGTISNDMDVIADWFRENDLDLSRRQGYGVALEGTEEAYRRALSQFIYENIGREEYWEASSGANGKPAEQIDVYPLLDAKIFNQVISALKTIPSRKLERFTESSRFRLVIYLSIAVERIIRQKTISMEPETIEKLKATEDYVLADTIADMLEDSFQFKICDEERAYICIHIKSAKQKYIDQNPDDDFFIDHYDLIRMIYRMIERFDPDMAQELKTDEVLLSGLIVHLDPTLIRLKHNMAIQNNMLDQIRAMYPDIFEKSKNAAQVIWESYGFAVPDAETGYLATHFGAAVIRLKERKLRRKVVAIGVVCASGIGISYLMSSRIKNTFKADVLLKTYAQEDLAEGTPPDIDILVSSFPLRDVPYPYLLVSPLPTDEDLEKIREEINRCAYVETGQLPPETKSGSSSGHLHKTWDMAENIQSVLSQFGISYTDENTSFAELVSQASQRFGDSDTNRRLIFNDLLAREKISSQVVASYQFALLHARTGGVSKPVFSVILPNHPPFCSEYLKGAVLAVVMLIPTGSGGKENSQMMGKLSSALIEDEDFLNALKSGDRDVSYAKIQEILEGYFAQKIKELYL from the coding sequence ATGACTTTTACACCGCGTTTAAATCATTTGTTCCGTATTTTACTGAAAAATACGGAGCCCGTTTCTGTAAGCGAGCTTGCTTCCCTGCTGAACACCAGCAAGCGGACGCTTTTCCGCGATATGGAAAACGTCGACTCCCAGCTTCGCGCCTTTCACCTGAAAATCAACGCAAAGTCAGGGGTGGGAATCCGGCTGGAAGGAAGCGAACAGGACAGGGAAAAACTTGCCCAGGCGCTTCTCAGTGAAGAGGAACCGGAACCCATGGACAAGGAATCCAGAAGGAAACGCCTGATTCTGGAGATTCTGAAAAATCAAAGCGTACAGAAGCTTTACTATTACTCTAATCTGTTCAAGGTCAGCGAAGGGACCATCAGCAATGACATGGACGTCATTGCTGACTGGTTCCGGGAAAACGATTTGGATCTGTCCCGGCGGCAGGGGTACGGTGTTGCTCTGGAAGGCACCGAGGAAGCCTACCGCCGGGCGCTTTCCCAATTTATTTATGAAAATATCGGCCGGGAGGAATACTGGGAGGCATCTTCCGGTGCAAACGGAAAACCGGCTGAGCAAATAGACGTTTATCCCCTGTTGGATGCCAAAATTTTCAATCAGGTGATCTCCGCGCTGAAAACGATTCCGAGCAGGAAGCTGGAACGGTTCACGGAATCCTCCCGCTTCAGGCTGGTCATCTATCTTTCCATCGCGGTAGAAAGAATTATCAGGCAGAAAACAATCTCCATGGAACCGGAAACCATCGAAAAACTGAAAGCGACTGAGGACTATGTGCTCGCCGACACCATCGCGGATATGCTGGAGGATTCTTTCCAGTTCAAAATCTGCGACGAGGAAAGGGCATATATCTGTATTCATATCAAAAGCGCAAAACAAAAATATATTGACCAAAATCCGGACGACGATTTCTTTATCGACCATTATGACCTGATCCGCATGATTTACCGGATGATCGAGCGGTTCGACCCGGACATGGCTCAGGAGCTGAAAACGGATGAGGTCCTGCTGAGCGGGCTGATCGTCCATCTGGACCCCACCCTGATCCGGCTCAAGCACAACATGGCCATCCAGAACAATATGCTGGACCAGATCCGCGCCATGTATCCGGATATCTTTGAGAAAAGCAAAAATGCCGCGCAGGTCATCTGGGAAAGCTACGGCTTTGCCGTGCCCGACGCGGAAACAGGCTACCTTGCCACCCATTTCGGGGCGGCGGTCATCCGCCTGAAAGAAAGAAAGCTCCGGCGCAAGGTCGTCGCCATCGGCGTTGTCTGCGCAAGCGGGATCGGAATTTCCTATCTGATGTCCTCCCGCATCAAAAACACGTTCAAGGCGGATGTTCTGCTAAAGACATACGCACAGGAGGATCTGGCCGAAGGAACCCCGCCGGATATCGATATCCTTGTCTCCTCCTTCCCCCTCAGGGATGTTCCGTACCCGTATCTGCTGGTCAGCCCCTTGCCTACGGATGAGGATCTGGAAAAGATCCGCGAAGAGATCAACCGCTGTGCCTATGTGGAAACGGGTCAGCTCCCGCCTGAAACGAAGAGCGGGAGCTCCTCCGGCCACCTGCACAAAACCTGGGATATGGCGGAAAACATCCAGTCCGTGCTTTCCCAGTTCGGGATTTCGTACACGGATGAGAATACCAGCTTCGCGGAGCTTGTCAGTCAGGCAAGCCAGCGCTTCGGCGACAGCGACACAAACCGCAGGCTGATTTTCAACGATCTCCTCGCCAGGGAGAAAATCAGTTCCCAGGTGGTTGCCAGCTATCAGTTCGCCCTGCTTCACGCAAGGACCGGCGGCGTAAGCAAGCCGGTGTTTTCCGTGATCCTGCCCAACCATCCTCCCTTCTGCAGCGAATATTTAAAGGGCGCCGTACTGGCGGTCGTCATGCTCATCCCCACGGGCTCCGGCGGTAAGGAGAACAGCCAGATGATGGGAAAGCTCAGCAGCGCGCTGATTGAAGACGAAGATTTTCTGAACGCGCTCAAATCCGGGGACCGGGACGTTTCCTACGCAAAAATACAGGAGATCCTGGAGGGCTACTTTGCACAGAAAATCAAAGAGCTCTACCTATGA
- a CDS encoding PTS sugar transporter subunit IIA, producing MFFKKSTKKPELLMKRNIILNCSAENKEEAIRRAGELLVESGYVAKPYVDGMLAREKKLSTCIGNSIAIPHGESEVKKEIASSGLVVLVYPGGIPWDGETVYLVVGIAAVGDEHLEILRNIVEKLDTPEKVETLVKGGDADQIYRLFSGD from the coding sequence ATGTTTTTTAAGAAAAGCACAAAAAAGCCGGAGCTTCTGATGAAGCGGAACATTATCCTGAACTGCAGCGCCGAAAACAAAGAGGAAGCCATCCGGCGCGCGGGAGAGTTGCTGGTTGAAAGCGGCTATGTCGCAAAGCCCTACGTCGACGGCATGCTCGCGAGAGAGAAAAAGCTCTCCACCTGTATCGGCAACAGCATTGCCATCCCCCACGGAGAAAGCGAAGTGAAAAAGGAAATCGCGTCCTCCGGGCTGGTGGTCTTGGTGTATCCGGGCGGGATTCCCTGGGACGGCGAAACCGTCTACCTTGTGGTGGGCATCGCCGCGGTCGGAGACGAGCATCTGGAAATTTTAAGGAATATTGTTGAGAAGCTGGATACGCCGGAGAAGGTGGAAACCCTTGTAAAAGGCGGGGACGCCGATCAGATTTACCGTTTATTCAGCGGCGATTGA
- a CDS encoding zinc-binding dehydrogenase, which translates to MKTKAVRMYGADDLRLEEFELPEIKDDEILVKVVSDSICMSTYKLIKQGKKHKRAPQNIDTNPVIVGHEFAGDIVKVGAKWQHEFTPGEKFAQQPALNYKGSLNSPGYSYEFFGGDCTYCIIPHEVMELGCLLHYHGPSYFEASLGEPMSCIIGGFHSNYHTNKRNYDHASGVKENGALLIMGGAGPMGLGAVEYAICLEKKPRLVVVTDVSEDRIARAETVVPVSKAAAQGVTLKYVNPNKLEDQYEGLKALTGGKGYDDILVMAPIRPLVEQADSLLAFDGCLNFFAGPTDNKFSANINMYNTHYISTHIMGSTGGNTDDLVEALDLSAAGTINPSVMVTHVGGLDCVADATENLPSIPGGKKLIYTHIHLPLTAIDDFRALGEKDELFKKLADSCEKHSGLWNSEAEQILFAHYGLNG; encoded by the coding sequence ATGAAGACGAAAGCAGTCAGAATGTATGGAGCAGACGATTTGCGGCTCGAGGAATTCGAGCTGCCGGAAATAAAGGACGATGAAATACTGGTCAAGGTTGTCAGCGACAGTATCTGCATGTCCACCTATAAGCTAATAAAGCAGGGGAAAAAGCATAAGCGCGCCCCTCAGAATATCGACACGAATCCCGTGATCGTCGGGCATGAATTTGCCGGCGACATTGTAAAGGTCGGAGCAAAGTGGCAGCATGAATTCACCCCGGGCGAAAAATTCGCCCAGCAGCCCGCCCTGAACTACAAGGGGAGCCTCAATTCCCCCGGCTATTCCTACGAATTTTTCGGCGGGGACTGCACCTACTGCATCATCCCGCACGAGGTGATGGAACTGGGATGCCTGCTGCACTACCACGGCCCCAGCTACTTTGAGGCCTCGCTCGGCGAGCCGATGTCCTGCATCATCGGCGGCTTCCATTCCAACTACCACACCAATAAGCGCAATTATGACCACGCCTCCGGCGTCAAAGAAAACGGCGCGCTTTTGATCATGGGCGGCGCGGGCCCCATGGGCCTCGGCGCAGTGGAATACGCCATCTGCCTTGAGAAAAAGCCCCGCCTGGTCGTTGTGACCGACGTCAGCGAGGACCGCATCGCGCGCGCGGAAACGGTGGTCCCGGTTTCCAAGGCCGCGGCGCAGGGCGTAACGCTGAAATACGTCAATCCAAACAAGCTTGAGGACCAGTACGAAGGCCTGAAAGCGCTGACCGGCGGCAAGGGCTACGACGACATCCTCGTCATGGCGCCCATCCGTCCTCTGGTAGAACAGGCGGACAGCCTGCTTGCCTTTGACGGCTGCCTCAATTTCTTCGCCGGCCCGACGGACAACAAGTTTTCCGCCAATATCAATATGTATAACACGCATTACATAAGCACCCACATCATGGGCTCCACCGGCGGCAACACCGACGACCTTGTGGAAGCGCTCGACCTGTCCGCCGCCGGAACCATCAACCCGTCGGTGATGGTCACCCATGTGGGCGGCCTGGACTGTGTCGCCGACGCAACCGAAAACCTGCCCTCCATCCCCGGCGGCAAAAAGCTGATTTACACCCATATCCATCTGCCTCTGACAGCCATCGACGATTTCCGCGCTTTGGGCGAAAAGGATGAGCTGTTCAAAAAGCTGGCGGACAGCTGCGAAAAGCACAGCGGCCTGTGGAACAGCGAAGCGGAACAGATTCTGTTTGCGCATTACGGGCTGAACGGCTGA
- the pfkB gene encoding 1-phosphofructokinase yields the protein MIYTVTFNPALDYITDVPDFREGEINRSSGEKILSGGKGINVSIVLKNLGIDSTALGFIAGFTGDEIERGVRSFGCNTDFIRLDGGLSRINLKIRSRRETAVNGGGPPIPPEKVGELFLQLGSLSDGDILVLAGSIPSSLPAGTYETIMERLQEKKIRIVVDATGQLLLNVLKFRPFLIKPNREELEELSGRALKGEKEIILACRDLQALGACNILVSLGGDGAILVSETGGVYQSAAPQGRVVNTVGAGDSMVAGFLAGYLKNRSLLEAFHTGIAAGSASAFSENLATGKEVSALLKTIKG from the coding sequence TTGATTTATACCGTAACATTTAATCCCGCGCTCGATTACATCACGGATGTCCCGGATTTCCGCGAGGGCGAAATCAACCGGAGCAGCGGTGAAAAGATTCTGAGCGGCGGAAAGGGAATCAACGTTTCCATTGTGCTGAAAAACCTTGGGATCGACAGCACGGCGCTCGGCTTCATCGCCGGATTTACCGGGGATGAAATCGAGCGGGGCGTACGGTCCTTCGGCTGCAACACCGATTTCATCCGGCTGGACGGCGGACTGTCCCGTATCAACCTGAAAATCCGCTCCAGACGCGAAACGGCGGTAAACGGCGGCGGCCCGCCCATTCCCCCGGAAAAAGTCGGCGAACTGTTTTTGCAGCTCGGCTCCCTTTCCGACGGAGATATCCTTGTTCTCGCGGGCAGCATTCCCTCCTCCCTGCCGGCCGGCACCTATGAGACCATCATGGAACGGCTGCAGGAAAAAAAGATCCGCATTGTGGTGGACGCCACCGGACAGCTTCTCCTGAATGTCCTGAAATTCCGGCCGTTTCTGATCAAGCCCAACCGGGAGGAACTCGAAGAGCTGAGCGGACGGGCGCTGAAAGGCGAAAAAGAAATCATCCTGGCCTGCAGGGACCTTCAGGCGCTGGGCGCGTGCAACATTCTTGTGTCGCTGGGCGGCGACGGCGCAATCCTTGTCAGCGAAACAGGCGGCGTTTATCAGAGCGCGGCCCCGCAGGGCAGGGTTGTCAACACCGTCGGCGCGGGGGATTCCATGGTGGCCGGCTTCCTGGCGGGATACCTGAAAAACAGGAGCCTTCTCGAGGCCTTCCATACCGGGATCGCCGCCGGAAGCGCCAGCGCATTTTCCGAAAACCTTGCGACCGGAAAAGAAGTTTCCGCTCTGCTTAAAACAATAAAGGGGTGA
- a CDS encoding HPr family phosphocarrier protein, translating into MKEFRYVIQDKEGIHARPAGLLVLEAQKHASEVTISKSGKKGNAKKLFSVMSLAAKKGEEVTVTVEGSDEEQAFRNMQAFFKANL; encoded by the coding sequence ATGAAAGAGTTCCGCTATGTCATTCAGGATAAGGAAGGGATCCACGCCAGACCCGCCGGCCTTTTGGTTCTGGAAGCACAGAAGCACGCCTCGGAAGTCACCATCAGCAAAAGCGGGAAAAAGGGAAATGCAAAAAAACTGTTTTCCGTTATGAGCCTTGCGGCCAAAAAGGGCGAAGAGGTTACGGTTACGGTGGAAGGTTCCGACGAGGAACAGGCATTCAGGAACATGCAGGCCTTTTTTAAGGCAAATTTATAA